A genomic stretch from Candidatus Omnitrophota bacterium includes:
- a CDS encoding glycosyltransferase family 4 protein has protein sequence MKILQIVHSLPPYNSGGTEVYTSGLSRELSRRHDVFIVHRVNDPSREEYDVRFRRQGRVNIFEINNTFRECGSFRMLYQNSHILERFSGILKDIRPDIAHIQHLLFLSTDIIKHLKSEGVPVVFTLHDYWMFCQQGQLFNRRNEVCPGPSAERCYECLKYLLGIRGNVMRSYIFLKKYLSAHLLGLSKELYFAFARAGFLKKATAMDYIERRAGHIREMLDMADALISPSHFLRQRFTEFGARPEKIRVLPYGLDYSRFNNISKERGGRTTSVAFIGTLLPAKGADVLIKAFNRLGEADVELNIYGRLYPYKGYEYYTGLLRGLARNKRVRFMGEFHNDDIGSILGRADVLVVPSVWPENSPLVIQEAQLAGVPVIASRTGGIPELITHGENGLLFEPACDQDLYRQLNLFIHDRPLARRLRAGAVMPMSIEENACRVSDVYYEAGAACQPALSLGASYSGI, from the coding sequence ATGAAAATATTGCAGATAGTACACAGCTTGCCTCCTTATAATTCCGGCGGTACGGAGGTCTACACTTCAGGCCTCTCGCGGGAGCTGTCCAGGCGCCACGACGTCTTTATCGTCCATCGCGTAAACGATCCTTCCAGAGAGGAATATGACGTAAGGTTCCGGCGGCAGGGGAGGGTCAATATATTTGAGATTAACAACACGTTCAGGGAATGCGGTTCTTTCCGGATGCTGTATCAAAACTCTCATATACTGGAAAGGTTTTCCGGAATACTTAAAGATATAAGGCCGGATATCGCCCACATTCAGCATCTTTTATTCCTTTCCACGGATATTATAAAGCACCTTAAGTCCGAAGGGGTGCCGGTTGTCTTCACCCTGCACGATTACTGGATGTTCTGCCAGCAGGGGCAGTTGTTTAACAGGCGTAACGAGGTGTGCCCCGGGCCGTCCGCTGAGCGCTGCTATGAGTGCCTGAAGTACCTGCTTGGCATAAGGGGAAATGTTATGAGATCATACATTTTCCTCAAGAAATACCTATCCGCTCATTTGCTGGGGTTATCAAAAGAACTGTATTTCGCCTTTGCCCGGGCCGGCTTCTTGAAAAAAGCAACCGCCATGGATTACATAGAGCGGCGCGCCGGACACATAAGAGAGATGCTGGATATGGCCGATGCCCTTATTTCGCCCTCGCATTTTTTAAGACAAAGATTTACGGAGTTTGGGGCCAGGCCGGAGAAGATACGGGTTTTGCCCTACGGTTTAGATTACAGCCGTTTTAATAATATAAGTAAAGAGCGGGGTGGCAGGACAACGAGCGTCGCTTTCATAGGCACATTGCTGCCTGCTAAAGGCGCGGATGTGCTGATCAAGGCCTTCAACAGGCTGGGGGAGGCTGATGTTGAGCTCAATATTTACGGCCGGCTTTATCCCTATAAGGGATACGAATATTATACCGGTCTGCTCCGGGGCCTGGCGAGGAATAAGAGAGTGAGATTTATGGGCGAATTTCATAATGATGACATAGGAAGCATACTCGGCAGGGCGGATGTCCTGGTCGTTCCTTCGGTCTGGCCGGAGAATTCCCCGCTTGTTATACAAGAAGCGCAGCTGGCAGGGGTACCTGTAATAGCGTCCAGGACAGGAGGCATCCCGGAACTGATAACTCATGGAGAGAACGGGCTGTTGTTTGAGCCGGCATGCGACCAGGATTTATACAGGCAGCTGAATTTGTTTATTCATGACCGGCCGCTGGCAAGGCGCCTTAGGGCTGGCGCGGTAATGCCTATGTCTATCGAAGAGAATGCCTGCAGGGTCTCTGATGTTTATTATGAAGCAGGGGCGGCATGCCAGCCGGCTCTATCGTTGGGGGCTTCGTACAGTGGAATATAA
- a CDS encoding glycosyltransferase family 9 protein encodes MEYKRDCRYFRGSVPCLFKRLCRGCRKYQKITKKILVIKLASAGDVLRTTPLLRALKKIHPGAYMVWLTSKEAAAVLEGNPFIDEVLSSGFASSARLIMERYDWVISLDKAAEAAAIASMVKAQRRSGYGLGPDGRIFPFDKDAEYGFILGLSDDLKFRRNKKSYQEIVFETCGLHFRGEKYVLPFSEKQREFKHRFMKAKRLHNDRLKIGLNTGCGPVFPYKRWTEDGFAGLAERLIRAGDAKVLLLGGAEEEERNSRISRRLGRAVIDSGCGNSLAEFAAIIDCCDVVVSSDTLAMHIAIGLGKKTVCLFGPTCPQEVELYSNGLKISSSLGCAPCYKDHCAQDGKCMKGISVSQVYSAVRKMMAEK; translated from the coding sequence GTGGAATATAAGAGGGATTGCCGTTATTTCAGGGGCAGTGTCCCCTGCCTGTTCAAAAGATTGTGCAGGGGATGCAGGAAATATCAGAAAATAACCAAGAAGATACTCGTTATAAAGTTGGCTTCGGCAGGCGATGTATTAAGGACTACGCCGTTGTTACGTGCCTTAAAAAAGATACACCCCGGCGCCTACATGGTCTGGCTTACATCAAAAGAGGCCGCAGCCGTCCTTGAAGGCAATCCCTTCATTGATGAGGTGCTTTCTTCAGGTTTCGCTTCTTCAGCGAGGCTGATCATGGAGCGTTATGATTGGGTGATATCGCTGGATAAGGCGGCGGAGGCGGCGGCAATAGCGTCTATGGTCAAGGCGCAGAGGAGGTCGGGATATGGCTTGGGTCCTGACGGGAGGATTTTTCCTTTTGACAAGGATGCCGAATACGGGTTTATCCTCGGGCTTTCCGATGACCTTAAATTCAGGCGAAATAAGAAGTCATATCAGGAAATAGTATTTGAGACCTGCGGCCTGCATTTTAGAGGGGAAAAATATGTCCTGCCTTTCAGCGAGAAACAACGCGAGTTTAAACATAGGTTTATGAAGGCAAAGAGGCTGCATAATGATCGGTTAAAGATAGGGCTTAACACAGGATGCGGTCCGGTTTTTCCCTATAAAAGATGGACGGAGGATGGCTTTGCGGGGCTGGCAGAGCGGTTGATCAGGGCGGGGGACGCGAAAGTCCTGCTTCTGGGCGGAGCGGAAGAAGAAGAACGCAATAGCAGGATATCGCGAAGATTGGGCCGCGCCGTAATTGACTCCGGGTGCGGGAATTCGTTAGCGGAATTCGCGGCAATTATTGACTGTTGCGATGTGGTAGTTTCTTCAGATACCCTGGCTATGCATATCGCCATTGGCCTGGGGAAAAAGACCGTCTGCTTGTTCGGCCCTACCTGTCCCCAGGAAGTAGAATTGTATTCAAACGGTTTAAAGATATCATCATCTTTGGGCTGCGCTCCATGCTATAAGGATCATTGCGCTCAAGACGGCAAATGTATGAAGGGGATATCCGTGAGCCAGGTGTATTCGGCGGTAAGAAAAATGATGGCTGAAAAATAA